The Sparus aurata chromosome 15, fSpaAur1.1, whole genome shotgun sequence genomic interval aaaaaacagcaatttcAAGCTTTAGGAAATTGTGATGTGGTATTCTCTTTTTGCAATTTTGTGACATGTTATAGACCAAAAAATTAACTAAGAAATTGTCattattagttgcagccttacaGCCAAGTTTAACACCTTTAGCATGCTTGCATTAGCCATGAGGGCCCCTTACCTCGTGGTACTGATGGACGTGCTTTCCGTAACAGAATTCATATTTCCACCACCCAACTCCCTGAAACACACATATCAAGAAGATTACATGCCACCGAATAGTTAATAAAAACTCTGCTCAGGAGCTATACGTAGGTGAACACGTCTCACCCCGTGCAGACAGTACGAGCCACTGAGGAACTCCTTGATGAGCTGGTCATCTGTCAGGCGAGAGATGTGAGTGGTGCCGACGGTGACCTGAGTCTGCCCACCGACAGTTATGGGTTTGTGAGTGGAGGTGAAGGCCTCTTCTCTCACTGGTGGCGACTCCTCCTGTGATGGTGTCACAATGATATAATTGAGCCAGTTGTTGTCGATACATGCAGTACCGAAATCCACAATTTGCAATGTCACCgttttttttgatttttgcaGGGATTTAGAAAATCGAATACAATTTTATGTATTGAAAAGCACTGAAGAACAATTTGAGGCagattcacaaacaaacaaacaaaaacaaacaatcacttCTTTTAAGACCAATCTACACGTAAAGTAAGTGCAGGAAAGTCATTAAAAGGTTGGAGGGGAATGGAACATCTGTTATTTTCGAGCAGCCTCTGAATGCACCATGTAAAGCACAGCCAGCTGAAATAAGCAGGCAGCTGCTTACTACAGGACACGGTCCGACAGTTCGACAAAACATGGGACCGCAACTTGAGACTGTAGAAGTCTGTATCACAGCTTTGGTATAGGTTTCACAATCATTACAACCCCCTCTGTCAATTCTGCGCATATCTCACCTCTCTGATCTCAGTTGTGGCACTGAAAGGCGGTTTCAGCTGCTCCTCGTGCTCTTTGTCCAGCTGAGCGAGCCGTTGAGGCCGCAAAGgggagcctgccagagcctggcAGAAGATGGTGTTGACTGGGGAGGACTTGAACCTGCAAAAGTCAAGTATCAAGTTTGAAAACAGTAAGAGAAGAACAGGAAATCTCACCGGCTGATAATTTTTCAAACTGTATTCCATCACTGAGGCGTGTTCCTTTGAGCACAACATTTAGATGTAGCCAGTTTGATAAATCTACCTGTATTTTGGGTGTGAACAAAGCAGCGGAGTCAACACCACCACCTCGTATTCACAGGTGGTGACCTCAGCGACAGACAGGATCTCGTGCTTGGCCTCTGGGTGACAGACGTATAGCACAGACGTGGAGCGGGCCTCGTTCTGTTTCAGGACACAAGGAGTCCCGTTTCCCATCTCGAACGAGAAGTAGGGAGTCAGCTGACCTTCTATGTTCTTTGTGAACACCTGGACACGAGCGGAAACAGAAAAGAGGCGACAAATGTGAGAAGTGAATACCAACCTGGCACATGTGGTTGGTAGGCAAAGTTTTAATACAAAACTCacttctgtttcagctgctgattTGACGTTTTCTGCTTCCTCtttatctaaaaaaaagaaaagaaaaaggaattcACAGTCAAGGCAAGACTCgtacattaaaaataacataaacaaaAGATACCATAGAATTATTGTAATGAACAAACTCACCTGTCTCTGTCGACGGGCTCTTCTGTGCCGAATTCCCCAGGAAGTACTCCTGGACATTAATCTTCTgggaaaaacaaatgattaactCGAGAACATACTACTAAATGCTGGTTTCTCACTCACATCATCTGAACGTTATTTTATCCACTCACAGCACTGACCTGACCAGTCTCCTTCTCTTCATGATACTGTCTTATATGCTTTCCGTGGCAAACTTCATACGTCCAGTATGACTCGATCTGCAATGTCGGCAAGACAAGAGCAAGTTAGAGCCCAATTCAAAAACATCCTTTAGCACCGCAgcaatacaaaataatacattttaagtcACGCTTTGTTAATGTAGCGTGAACATGGTTTCAGTCCACAAGCTGTGAGAAAGAGGGAAAtgaactgaaaatgaaactTGAGAAGTCTCACCCTGTAGGAGCAGCTGCTTCGTTTGAAGAGTGGCTCCAGCAGTTCAGCCGGACTCGGCCCTGTGTACTCCTTATCATCAtcctgataaaataaaaagacgCCACACAAAGAGTGAGGGAGATAAGGCAGCGTGAGAGGTGTGTCAGGGAACAAgagagcaataaaaaacaaaaaaatagtaaaGATGCACGATATAAATATATTGGGACGTTTGCATTATTGCCATTCATCTGTATGGTTAAAATGTATATCTGATATATAGGGTAGAGAATATTGCTATCATTCAATGAAATGGCACGGGTAATGCAGTAAGTGATCATATATGCACCTGTGAAGCTGGTTTATGCTCGGCCaataaacacaagaagaagaagaagaagaagaagaagaagacgacaatGGCAATTTGCAATAAATGGGTTCACAGAGGAGGGATCAAGTCTACAATGCTAACACAACACATCTTTTTAAAGAATATGGAATCTTAAATCTTATTGGCTCACTACATCTGTTTTACAGTGCAAAAACTACCGATTATGaacttcattttaaaaaatctgaactAAAGCAACACTCTTTCTCTTCAGGGGAATGAGGGAGACATTAAATCACAGAAGGCTTCTAGGACATGTTGACTACACATTAATTTTGACTGCCATAAGTTGGCTCATCAACACCTCAATCTCAGTTTCACCTTTTAATGACAGATTCAAATGAATGACTATCGCTGCCTGCCTTGATGATTTTTGCTTGATGTTCTCCGTTGTCAAGCTACAGCTGACAGTACAATGCACACCTTTATATCAGCACATAAATTGCAGGGTACAGCCTAAATATAAAAGATGTGATAGATGACCAAATCTTTAAACGTATGACAGAGATTGAAGCTAAATCAGTGGAAGATATCGTTACTTGCCTGTGTTTTCTCCATTGGTCTCCTTCCCTTCTCTTAGGTGCTGCTCATCACGCAATTAACCCTGCCTCAAATATaagagagggtggaggaggacagAAAAAGCAGTCCTGACCCTTTTAGATTGTCTCTGTCCTGAGGtgggtattttgttttcttctgtggaCGGAGGTCTGCTAGTCTTGGTTTAGTTCAAGTTGTCTTTTATTAGAGTAGGGAGGGAAGTTCTGAGTCCTATGTCCCCGCCTCCCACCATCTCTCTGTTCACTTTGGCCTCTATACTTGCATAGTTTTGATTCAATTTTGGTATTATTTTGTACATACACATTCACTTTCTTCTGCAATCTTATTTTCACGTATGGCATCCTGTTTAATACGCTGCCGGTCACAAGGTAGAGCcaactgtttgttttgctgtggcCGTCACAGAAAAGCTGCCTTGATACCACTGAGGATGGTGCACTGACTGCACATAAAGGAAGTATTCTGAGCAGTTCACCTCTTGGAAATATATGAAGAATGAAGGATCATAATGTGTTATATCATCTTTTGCATTTGCATGCCATTGCAGTATGGTATGTAAACCAGGGTGGAAGAGCCTTGCAGCAACTCAGTTGGACAAGTTGAGCTGTTTTGCCTGACATGTAAACAACGTGGGTGATAAcgtctctgatgtgtttttaatcaacCTGCAGTGTAAACACTGTTCAGGCTTATCTCTATGAAGGTAGAAACACCTGGTGCAGTCACACCGCctcatgtacatgtacatggtACAGATATCAGTCAACAGTCCTGTTAATCATGCTTACCTCGTCTCCGGCTGTCAGGGAAGGCAGCAGACATTTGTACTTCTCCTTCTCTGCTGTGGTCATGATGACAAAGTCGTCTTCGTTGTAAAGTGCACCTGTGGCCGgctgaaatacagaaaaaccCTGTGTTACGTTAACTGCAGCGTTGTGTGTGACAGACGAGAGAAACCCGGCTCTCCTCACAGGTGACTAACATCTCCCTGACCTCTTACAGGAAATGTATTCCAACAAAATTAATAAAGGAGGAGGCTTACCAGCGTGAATTCAGCGCCTGGCCAGTTGATTTTAAAAGGTACTTCGTCTGTGAAGGAGGGATACCCTCCTCTGTTTGCCGAGACGCCGCTGCAGACCTCCAGCAGCCCACCGAGGAACACCGTCAGCAGCCCAGCCACCATCTCTCCAGTCCGGCTGCCGAGCTCCTACAGCCCGCTCCTCATGTAAGATAACAGCCCGCTCACCTCGCACCAACACCGGCCGGAGTGGTGGGTTGGAAGATACTATGAGGTCCGAGGAAGTCCGGTTTGACAGACGTAAGATATGACTGTGGGAGACGGATGTCAACACAGAAAGAAATGCCGGAAGTGAACTGTTTCCTTGCCACGTCGTGTTCCGCTCCTGCGTCGAGTGGAAATAAACAGCAGCGCCCTCTGGCGGCGACACCAGGTACCGACAGAGAGtggacacaaaaaacaaatgaaacccCTGAAACTCCTGAAGTGTTTAATGACATAACTGTTGTAATACATTATTCATTTTTGTTATACAGTTGAATTATCTGTTTGCCTATATACACAGTAAAGTCAAGTAAAAAATACATGTGGCAACAAGACTTCAAATAGCCTACTTATGACCAAGTTTGCTCCTAGGAATCGCATATGACAGGAATgataacatttacattaacgttCACATTATATACATTTTGGGAATGCTTATGGGAAGATCAGCTTGACCATTTGATGTCTTTACTGTGCAGGTTATGTTACCTGCAATATCTAAAATCTTAACAgtattt includes:
- the erlec1 gene encoding endoplasmic reticulum lectin 1 isoform X1, which translates into the protein MVAGLLTVFLGGLLEVCSGVSANRGGYPSFTDEVPFKINWPGAEFTLPATGALYNEDDFVIMTTAEKEKYKCLLPSLTAGDEDDDKEYTGPSPAELLEPLFKRSSCSYRIESYWTYEVCHGKHIRQYHEEKETGQVSAKINVQEYFLGNSAQKSPSTETDKEEAENVKSAAETEVFTKNIEGQLTPYFSFEMGNGTPCVLKQNEARSTSVLYVCHPEAKHEILSVAEVTTCEYEVVVLTPLLCSHPKYRFKSSPVNTIFCQALAGSPLRPQRLAQLDKEHEEQLKPPFSATTEIREEESPPVREEAFTSTHKPITVGGQTQVTVGTTHISRLTDDQLIKEFLSGSYCLHGGVGWWKYEFCYGKHVHQYHEEKEQGKNIVVVGSWNAEEHIDWAKKNVARSYQLRDDGVQKVKLVSHFYGHGDVCDLTGKPRQVIVKLKCKESESPHAVTVYMLEPQTCQYVLGVESPVICRILDTADERGLLSISS
- the erlec1 gene encoding endoplasmic reticulum lectin 1 isoform X2, which translates into the protein MVAGLLTVFLGGLLEVCSGVSANRGGYPSFTDEVPFKINWPGAEFTLPATGALYNEDDFVIMTTAEKEKYKCLLPSLTAGDEDDDKEYTGPSPAELLEPLFKRSSCSYRIESYWTYEVCHGKHIRQYHEEKETGQVSAINVQEYFLGNSAQKSPSTETDKEEAENVKSAAETEVFTKNIEGQLTPYFSFEMGNGTPCVLKQNEARSTSVLYVCHPEAKHEILSVAEVTTCEYEVVVLTPLLCSHPKYRFKSSPVNTIFCQALAGSPLRPQRLAQLDKEHEEQLKPPFSATTEIREEESPPVREEAFTSTHKPITVGGQTQVTVGTTHISRLTDDQLIKEFLSGSYCLHGGVGWWKYEFCYGKHVHQYHEEKEQGKNIVVVGSWNAEEHIDWAKKNVARSYQLRDDGVQKVKLVSHFYGHGDVCDLTGKPRQVIVKLKCKESESPHAVTVYMLEPQTCQYVLGVESPVICRILDTADERGLLSISS
- the erlec1 gene encoding endoplasmic reticulum lectin 1 isoform X3; translation: MVAGLLTVFLGGLLEVCSGVSANRGGYPSFTDEVPFKINWPGAEFTLPATGALYNEDDFVIMTTAEKEKYKCLLPSLTAGDEDDDKEYTGPSPAELLEPLFKRSSCSYRIESYWTYEVCHGKHIRQYHEEKETGQINVQEYFLGNSAQKSPSTETDKEEAENVKSAAETEVFTKNIEGQLTPYFSFEMGNGTPCVLKQNEARSTSVLYVCHPEAKHEILSVAEVTTCEYEVVVLTPLLCSHPKYRFKSSPVNTIFCQALAGSPLRPQRLAQLDKEHEEQLKPPFSATTEIREEESPPVREEAFTSTHKPITVGGQTQVTVGTTHISRLTDDQLIKEFLSGSYCLHGGVGWWKYEFCYGKHVHQYHEEKEQGKNIVVVGSWNAEEHIDWAKKNVARSYQLRDDGVQKVKLVSHFYGHGDVCDLTGKPRQVIVKLKCKESESPHAVTVYMLEPQTCQYVLGVESPVICRILDTADERGLLSISS